One stretch of Lemur catta isolate mLemCat1 chromosome 2, mLemCat1.pri, whole genome shotgun sequence DNA includes these proteins:
- the LOC123632300 gene encoding olfactory receptor 1361 has protein sequence MRGTNQSSVSEFLLLGLSRQPQQQQLLFLLFLSMYLATVLGNLLLILAVSTDSRLHTPMYFFLGNLSFMDVCFSSTTTPKMLATHMLGSQTISFSGCLTQIYFLCVFADMDNFLLAVMAYDRFVAVCHPLHYMTKMTHQLCALLVAGSWGVASLNALLHTLLMARLSFCADNTIPHFFCDVIPLLKLSCSDTHLNEMMILIAAGPIMIAPFICILASYVLIACAVLRVPSTKGRWKVFSTCGSHVAVVFLFYGTIISLYFNPSSSHSAEKDIAAAVMYTVVTPMLNPVIYSLRNKDIKGALGKVIAPKFFVTQ, from the coding sequence ATGAGAGGCACAAACCAGTCAAGTGTCTCTGAGTTCCTCCTCCTAGGACTCTCCAGacagccccagcagcagcagctcctcttcctgctcttccTGAGCATGTACCTGGCCACGGTCCTGGGAAACCTGCTGCTCATCCTGGCGGTCAGCACCGATTCCCGCCTGCACACTCCTATGTACTTCTTCCTTGGCAACCTGTCCTTCATGGACGTCTGCTTCTCCTCCACCACCACTCCCAAGATGCTGGCTACTCACATGCTTGGGAGCCAGACCATCTCCTTCTCTGGCTGCCTCACACAGatatattttctctgtgtgtttgccGACATGGACAATTTCCTCCTGGCTGTGATGGCCTACGACCGCTTTGTTGCTGTGTGCCACCCCTTACATTACATGACAAAGATGACCCATCAGCTCTGTGCCCTGCTGGTCGCTGGATCATGGGGCGTGGCCAGCCTGAATGCTCTGTTGCACACCCTGCTGATGGCTCGACTCTCGTTCTGTGCAGATAACACTATCCCCCACTTCTTCTGTGATGTGATTCCTCTCCTGAAACTCTCCTGCTCGGACACGCACCTCAATGAGATGATGATTCTTATCGCAGCAGGGCCAATAATGATCGCCCCGTTTATTTGCATCCTGGCGTCTTATGTCCTTATTGCTTGTGCTGTCCTGAGAGTCCCATCTACAAAGGGAAGATGGAAAGTCTTCTCCACCTGTGGCTCCCACGTGGCTGTAGTTTTCCTCTTCTATGGCACCATCATATCTCTCTATTTCAACCCCTCATCCTCTCACTCAGCTGAGAAAGACATAGCAGCTGCTGTGATGTATACAGTGGTGACCCCCATGCTAAACCCTGtcatctacagcctgaggaacaaGGACATAAAAGGGGCTCTTGGAAAAGTGATTGCCCCGAAATTTTTTGTTACTCAATAA
- the ZNF200 gene encoding zinc finger protein 200 isoform X2, whose translation MMTAKVFPMPPKPKQSFILRVPPDSKLGQDLLRDATSGPKTIHQLVLEHFLTFLPKPSLAQPSEKVKETLVIMKDVSASLQNRVHPHPLVKLLPRKGVQQQQETPQCLKADPEELVVFEDLNVFHSQEECVSLDPAQQPTSEKEDSDVGEMTLLVNDSNPGSDKLKKEPVENEDSKEKSLDCDEMDCSLVSEQPPDCQEEEKLNTSVPKKRKMRNLLVTIENDTPLEELSKYVDISVIALTRNRRTRRWYTCPLCGKQFNESSYLISHQRTHTGEKPYDCSHCGKSFNHKTNLNKHERIHTGEKPYSCSQCGKNFRQNSHRSRHEGIHVREKIFKCPECGKTFPKNEEFVRHLQSHEAERPYGCKKCGRRFGRLSNRTRHEKTHSACKTRKQK comes from the exons ATGATGACTGCAAAAGTGTTTCCTATGCCCCCAAAGCCAAAACAGTCCTTTATACTGAGAGTTCCACCAGATTCTAAGCTGGGCCAGGACCTACTTCGAGATGCCACTAGTGGGCCCAAGACCATCCACCAGCTAGTTCTGGAGCACTTCCTCACCTTCTTACCTAAGCCAAGCCTGGCCCAGCCCAGTGAGAAAGTCAAGGAGACTTTGGTTATTATGAAGGATGTGAGCGCAAGCCTTCAGAACAGAG TGCACCCTCATCCTTTAGTGAAGCTTCTGCCTAGAAAAGGAGTCCAGCAGCAACAGGAGACACCTCAGTGTTTGAAAGCTGACCCTGAG GAGCTCGTGGTCTTTGAGGATTTGAACGTATTTCACTCCCAAGAAGAATGTGTGAGCCTGGATCCTGCTCAACAACCTACCTCAGAGAAGGAAGACAGTGATGTCGGGGAGATGACGTTACTAG TCAATGACAGTAATCCTGGGAGTGATAAACTTAAGAAGGAACCAGTGGAGAATGAAGATAGTAAAGAAAAGTCTTTAGATTGTGATGAAATGGATTGTTCCTTGGTCTCTGAGCAACCTCCAGATtgccaggaagaagaaaaactaaatacatctgttccaaagaaaaggaaaatgagaaatctTTTAGTTACCATTGAAAATGATACACCACTAGAGGAACTCTCAAAATATGTGGACATCAGTGTTATTGCACTTACTCGAAATCGGAGAACAAGGAGATGGTACACTTGTCCATTGTGTGGGAAACAATTTAATGAAAGTTCTTACCTTATTTCCCACCAGAGGACTCATACCGGAGAAAAACCATATGACTGTAGTCACTGTGGGAAAAGCTTCAATCATAAAACAAACCTGAATAAACATGAGCGAAtccatacaggagagaaaccttattCCTGTTCTCAGTGTGGTAAAAACTTTCGTCAAAATTCTCATCGGAGTCGCCATGAAGGAATCCATGTAAGGGAGAAGATATTTAAGTGTCCAGAATGTGGGAAAACCTTCccaaaaaatgaagaatttgtgCGTCATCTGCAGAGTCATGAGGCTGAGAGGCCATATGGTTGCAAAAAATGTGGGAGAAGATTTGGTCGGTTGTCAAACCGTACCCGGCATGAGAAAACCCACTCAGCATGTAAGACTCGAAAGCAGAAATGA
- the ZNF200 gene encoding zinc finger protein 200 isoform X1, with translation MMTAKVFPMPPKPKQSFILRVPPDSKLGQDLLRDATSGPKTIHQLVLEHFLTFLPKPSLAQPSEKVKETLVIMKDVSASLQNRVHPHPLVKLLPRKGVQQQQETPQCLKADPEELVVFEDLNVFHSQEECVSLDPAQQPTSEKEDSDVGEMTLLAVNDSNPGSDKLKKEPVENEDSKEKSLDCDEMDCSLVSEQPPDCQEEEKLNTSVPKKRKMRNLLVTIENDTPLEELSKYVDISVIALTRNRRTRRWYTCPLCGKQFNESSYLISHQRTHTGEKPYDCSHCGKSFNHKTNLNKHERIHTGEKPYSCSQCGKNFRQNSHRSRHEGIHVREKIFKCPECGKTFPKNEEFVRHLQSHEAERPYGCKKCGRRFGRLSNRTRHEKTHSACKTRKQK, from the exons ATGATGACTGCAAAAGTGTTTCCTATGCCCCCAAAGCCAAAACAGTCCTTTATACTGAGAGTTCCACCAGATTCTAAGCTGGGCCAGGACCTACTTCGAGATGCCACTAGTGGGCCCAAGACCATCCACCAGCTAGTTCTGGAGCACTTCCTCACCTTCTTACCTAAGCCAAGCCTGGCCCAGCCCAGTGAGAAAGTCAAGGAGACTTTGGTTATTATGAAGGATGTGAGCGCAAGCCTTCAGAACAGAG TGCACCCTCATCCTTTAGTGAAGCTTCTGCCTAGAAAAGGAGTCCAGCAGCAACAGGAGACACCTCAGTGTTTGAAAGCTGACCCTGAG GAGCTCGTGGTCTTTGAGGATTTGAACGTATTTCACTCCCAAGAAGAATGTGTGAGCCTGGATCCTGCTCAACAACCTACCTCAGAGAAGGAAGACAGTGATGTCGGGGAGATGACGTTACTAG CAGTCAATGACAGTAATCCTGGGAGTGATAAACTTAAGAAGGAACCAGTGGAGAATGAAGATAGTAAAGAAAAGTCTTTAGATTGTGATGAAATGGATTGTTCCTTGGTCTCTGAGCAACCTCCAGATtgccaggaagaagaaaaactaaatacatctgttccaaagaaaaggaaaatgagaaatctTTTAGTTACCATTGAAAATGATACACCACTAGAGGAACTCTCAAAATATGTGGACATCAGTGTTATTGCACTTACTCGAAATCGGAGAACAAGGAGATGGTACACTTGTCCATTGTGTGGGAAACAATTTAATGAAAGTTCTTACCTTATTTCCCACCAGAGGACTCATACCGGAGAAAAACCATATGACTGTAGTCACTGTGGGAAAAGCTTCAATCATAAAACAAACCTGAATAAACATGAGCGAAtccatacaggagagaaaccttattCCTGTTCTCAGTGTGGTAAAAACTTTCGTCAAAATTCTCATCGGAGTCGCCATGAAGGAATCCATGTAAGGGAGAAGATATTTAAGTGTCCAGAATGTGGGAAAACCTTCccaaaaaatgaagaatttgtgCGTCATCTGCAGAGTCATGAGGCTGAGAGGCCATATGGTTGCAAAAAATGTGGGAGAAGATTTGGTCGGTTGTCAAACCGTACCCGGCATGAGAAAACCCACTCAGCATGTAAGACTCGAAAGCAGAAATGA